One Pyrus communis chromosome 4, drPyrComm1.1, whole genome shotgun sequence genomic region harbors:
- the LOC137731570 gene encoding protein CDC73 homolog, whose protein sequence is MDPLSALRDFTIRGELDKIVRINDEFRFGSDYSFPCHAETAYRSKQGNLYTLETLLYYVNNHHIKHTDYIQCARTQGIPSVTFPDRKPLLDYLTGKISSSDSIEFLLPPQNDAVHLTKISTTLDSASSDNGDYDASDSRVFTQIETPVDCMSLICSSERPLKDREGLLECKGRNFYAVLTSATKREEERQRIESQQRKDGLVAKSRLMGSDERGMTGFGDESGYDPNPKPKLHLKGGKIGEGVPIILVPSAFQTLITIYNVKEFLEDGVYIPTDVKVKQMKGAKPDCVTVQKKFSRDRDRVVTAYEVRDKPSALKAEDWDRVVAVFVLGKEWQFKDWPFKDHVEIFNKIMGFFMRFEDDSVESAKIVKQWNVKIISISKNKRHQDRAAALEVWDRLEEFVRSRSHS, encoded by the exons ATGGACCCGCTCTCGGCCCTCCGCGACTTCACAATCCGCGGTGAGCTCGACAAGATCGTCCGGATCAACGACGAGTTCCGGTTCGGCTCCGACTACAGCTTCCCCTGCCACGCAGAGACCGCCTACCGCTCCAAGCAAGGCAATCTCTACACCCTCGAAACCCTCCTTTATTATGTCAACAACCACCATATCAAGCACACCGACTACATCCAGTGCGCCCGCACCCAGGGCATCCCCTCCGTCACTTTCCCCGACCGCAAGCCCCTCCTCGACTACCTCACCGGAAAGATCTCCTCCTCCGACTCCATCGAGTTCCTCCTCCCTCCCCAAAATGACGCCGTCCACCTCACCAAAATCTCTACCACCCTCGATTCCGCCAGCAGCGACAACGGCGATTACGACGCCTCGGATTCTAGGGTTTTTACTCAAATCGAGACGCCGGTGGACTGCATGTCGTTGATTTGCTCCAGCGAGCGCCCGTTGAAGGACCGGGAGGGATTGCTGGAGTGTAAAGGTAGGAACTTTTACGCCGTTTTGACCTCGGCGACGAAGCGAGAAGAGGAACGACAGCGTATTGAGTCCCAGCAGAGGAAGGATGGGCTGGTGGCGAAGAGTAGACTAATGGGTTCCGACGAGAGGGGCATGACCGGGTTCGGAGATGAATCGGGTTACGACCCGAACCCGAAGCCCAAATTGCACCTCAAGGGGGGTAAAATTGGGGAAGGTGTGCCCATAATTTTGGTGCCCAGTGCTTTTCAGACGCTGATCACGATTTACAATGTGAAGGAGTTTTTGGAAGATGGGGTTTATATACCCACTGATGTGAAGGTGAAGCAGATGAAAGGGGCGAAGCCGGACTGCGTGACGGTGCAGAAGAAGTTTAGCAGGGATAGGGATCGGGTGGTGACTGCTTATGAGGTTAGGGATAAGCCCTCGGCGTTGAAGGCGGAGGATTGGGACCGGGTTGTGGCGGTTTTCGTGTTGGGGAAGGAGTGGCAGTTCAAGGATTGGCCTTTCAAGGACCATGTTGAGATTTTCAATAAGA TTATGGGGTTTTTCATGCGGTTCGAAGATGATAGTGTGGAGTCAGCAAAGATTGTGAAGCAGTGGAATGTGAAGATCATCTCG ATTAGCAAGAATAAACGACATCAAGATAGAGCTGCGGCATTGGAGGTGTGGGACAGATTAGAAGAATTTGTGCGGTCAAGATCACATTCTTGA
- the LOC137730443 gene encoding non-specific lipid transfer protein GPI-anchored 5 has product MAQKFEMSLVLVLVTMFLARAAGQSSCTNVIISMSPCLSYITGNSSTPSSGCCSQLASVVASSPQCLCEVLNGGGSSLGINVNQTQALALPGACNVQTPPLSKCNAASPAGSPTGAADSPNEGTGSKTVPSTQGGMSDGYSIKMSSPTQLFLLLATAYATFTMC; this is encoded by the exons ATGGCACAAAAGTTTGAGATGTCTCTAGTCCTTGTCCTAGTGACCATGTTCTTGGCAAGGGCAGCAGGCCAGTCTAGTTGCACAAACGTGATCATCAGCATGTCACCCTGCCTCAGTTACATTACTGGCAACTCCTCCACCCCTTCTTCCGGGTGCTGCTCGCAGCTCGCCAGCGTTGTCGCTTCCTCCCCACAGTGTTTGTGTGAGGTCCTTAATGGCGGTGGATCATCACTAGGGATCAATGTGAACCAGACTCAGGCTCTGGCATTGCCTGGTGCTTGCAATGTCCAGACTCCACCACTCAGCAAGTGCAATG CTGCTTCTCCGGCTGGTTCTCCAACAGGAGCAGCAGACTCTCCTAATGAAG GAACCGGTTCAAAAACTGTACCATCGACTCAAGGCGGCATGTCGGATGGATACTCCATCAAGATGTCCTCTCCGACTCAACTCTTTCTTCTCCTGGCTACAGCATACGCTACCTTCACAATGTGCTGA
- the LOC137730548 gene encoding non-specific lipid transfer protein GPI-anchored 20, translated as MEIFMPFARLVMAMAVPLVLALPVSAQVSSPCTANMISSLSPCMSYLTNSSANGTSPTASCCNSLKSVTSTSRDCVCLFVTGSVPFQLPINRTLALSLPRACNIPGVPLQCQAAGAPSPAPGSLSPTLSPGASPSAPTASSVPEPTSSAESPESDNTQGLTPPSTTGGSAAPTATTGSRPVLTPSAATPSYSPSLLLLASGVLAFKFF; from the exons ATGGAGATTTTCATGCCGTTCGCCCGTCTAGTTATGGCAATGGCAGTGCCTCTGGTCCTGGCTCTGCCAGTCTCCGCCCAAGTCAGCTCCCCTTGCACCGCCAACATGATTTCTAGCTTGTCCCCTTGCATGAGTTATCTCACTAATAGCAGCGCCAATGGTACATCACCAACCGCATCCTGCTGCAATTCGCTAAAATCCGTCACAAGTACTAGCAGGGACTGTGTGTGCCTCTTTGTGACTGGAAGCGTTCCCTTCCAGTTGCCAATCAACCGGACTCTAGCCCTCTCTCTTCCTCGTGCCTGCAACATCCCCGGTGTCCCTCTCCAATGCCAAG CCGCTGGTGCACCCAGTCCTGCTCCAG GCTCCCTGTCGCCAACTCTTTCTCCTGGAGCTTCACCATCTGCTCCAACAG CTTCCTCTGTCCCAGAACCCACCTCATCAGCTGAGTCACCGGAATCCGACAACACACAAGGTTTAACTCCACCATCTACAACAGGGGGCTCTGCAGCTCCAACTGCAACTACTGGGAGCCGCCCGGTTCTGACTCCATCAGCTGCCACGCCCTCTTACTCGCCTTCTCTTCTGCTATTGGCATCCGGCGTTCTAGCTTTCAAGTTTTTCTAG
- the LOC137732711 gene encoding non-specific lipid transfer protein GPI-anchored 25-like: MMTTTTAPPPLMAILLALTLVILGLESAEPPPSPPPSCADELVRFSPCLPYVSSPPNNLSDSPPPKCCDAFSLSMESGGALCLCYLVQDPPMLGFPVNGSRVLSLSSTCPLRDISTNASAQSLESLCSGSPELPPLRSSTISVISSPPPSGFDSVDNASSPLMSLAPEPEYNSSIPRGNRSPTPPSSAVEPARISAAMKQVYLSNSWILPAIVSFLVQTFI, translated from the exons ATGATGACCACCACTACTGCTCCTCCTCCTCTCATGGCCATCCTCCTAGCCTTGACGCTTGTCATTCTCGGCTTGGAATCAGCAGAACCGCCGCCGTCTCCGCCACCTAGTTGCGCCGACGAGCTCGTGAGGTTCTCGCCGTGCCTGCCGTACGTGTCGTCTCCGCCAAACAACCTCTCCGACTCACCCCCACCCAAGTGTTGCGACGCATTCTCGCTGTCGATGGAGTCCGGCGGCGCGCTCTGCCTCTGCTACCTGGTCCAGGATCCTCCGATGCTGGGGTTTCCGGTGAACGGGAGTCGCGTTCTGTCTCTGTCTTCCACTTGCCCTCTCAGAGACATTTCCACAAACGCAAGTGCACAATCTTTGGAGTCTCTCTGCTCAG GATCACCAGAACTCCCTCCTCTCCGCAGCTCAACAATTTCAGTGATTTCAAGTCCTCCTCCTTCAG gttttGATTCTGTGGACAATGCTTCATCTCCTCTCATGAGCTTAGCACCAGAACCAGAATACAATTCAAGCATTCCGCGGGGAAACAGATCACCAACTCCGCCAAGCTCAGCGGTAGAACCAGCAAGGATTTCAGCTGCAATGAAGCAAGTGTACTTGAGCAACTCTTGGATTCTACCTGCCATTGTGAGCTTTCTTGTTCAGACATTCATCTGA